The DNA segment GCACCTCAATATTTTTCGATTGTTGTTGGAAAGGATTAATTTCAATTTGATTAACTTGAGGCGTTACATCGTTGAAGGCAGCTAAATCAATCACTCGATCCACACCAAAATTTGATACACCAATAGCTTTAATTTTCCCTTGGGCTTGTAGTTCTTCCATTGCCATCCAAGCCCCGTAAACATCATTATATGGCTGATGAATTAATAGTAAATCGACATATTCCAATCCCAAACGTTTCAATGACTGATCAAATGAGCTCATGACGCCTTTATAACTCACATTCTCTACCCAGATTTTTGTAGTAATAAAAAGTTCTTTTCGGTCCACACCAGAAGCCGCTATCCCGCGCCCGACCGCTTCTTCGTTCATATAACTTTGCGCAGTATCAATATGACGATATCCTGCAGTAATCGCATCTTTCACTGCTTGTTCCGCTTCAACTGCATCCGTAATTTGATATGTTCCAAAGCCGAGAATAGGTACTTCTACACCATTATTTAATTTCACTGTTTTCATTTGAAAATCCTCCTATTATATTCAAAATTTGTTTCGTTCCCACAATTTTTCTACATTCTCTGCTGTTAGTTCACCTGTTTTAAATTTTGCAATGTGACTATCGTATGAGTCGATTTTATATACAAGTAAATTCCTCACGCGTTTCATCTCTGCTAGCTTTTCGTCTAATTCTTTGAGTTGGTCAATTAAAACCTGCTTTTGCGCCGCTTCGACATCTTGGGTTTCTCTCAGTTGGGCAAGCGTAGCAAACTCAATTAACGATTCCACGGATAATCCAGCATTT comes from the Listeria welshimeri serovar 6b str. SLCC5334 genome and includes:
- a CDS encoding MerR family transcriptional regulator; protein product: MNIKQAADMFDLTVDTLRYYERVGVIPPVHRNESGYRDYKTSDLNWVYLVKNLRNAGLSVESLIEFATLAQLRETQDVEAAQKQVLIDQLKELDEKLAEMKRVRNLLVYKIDSYDSHIAKFKTGELTAENVEKLWERNKF
- a CDS encoding aldo/keto reductase, producing MKTVKLNNGVEVPILGFGTYQITDAVEAEQAVKDAITAGYRHIDTAQSYMNEEAVGRGIAASGVDRKELFITTKIWVENVSYKGVMSSFDQSLKRLGLEYVDLLLIHQPYNDVYGAWMAMEELQAQGKIKAIGVSNFGVDRVIDLAAFNDVTPQVNQIEINPFQQQSKNIEVLHKEGVAVEAWAPFAEGKNDIFNNPVLTKIGMKYEKSAAQVILRWLVEQDIIVLAKSVKPERMAQNLNIFDFELNEEDKAEIATLNQGESQFFSHSDPEMIKWMASRKMNI